Proteins from one Mytilus galloprovincialis chromosome 11, xbMytGall1.hap1.1, whole genome shotgun sequence genomic window:
- the LOC143052449 gene encoding microfibril-associated glycoprotein 4-like isoform X3 — MSLNRVVLACFIFGFCIHVYLCGQTCLSCTGVENRSDCQHVTTCTNDEVCFVQKHTTESGSVLYDLGCAYDQFCRHSVGGIFGRRSEGHHVSCESCCNNTRTCNIDLKCESDHHVIGSTLPRECSDIQGQHPDGVYTIYPDGISPVSVFCDMHTENGKWTVIQRRLNGSVNFEQNWKTYKEGFGYPNGEYWLGNNIIHEITVHNRHELRIDMSDFDGLTKYAKYSVFSVGDEKSEYELTVLGYSGNAGDSFSYHDRKLFSTIDRDKDNSTCAQLYHGGWWYGSCHQSNLNGRYLSGTSPYGEGINWQTWHGYHYSLKSVKMMIRTLH, encoded by the exons ATGTCATTGAACCGCGTAGTTTTAGCTTGTTTTATATTTGGATTTTGCATTCATGTGTACC TATGTGGGCAGACTTGTCTGTCATGTACCGGAGTAGAAAATCGATCCGATTGCCAACACGTAACAACTTGTACAAATGATGAG GTATGTTTTGTCCAGAAGCACACCACCGAATCTGGTTCCGTTTTGTATGATTTAGGATGTGCCTATGACCAg ttttgcaGACACAGCGTTGGAGGGATATTTGGACGTCGAAGTGAAGGACATCACGTGTCATGTGAATCATGTTGTAACAACACAAGGACTTGCAATATTGATTTGAAATGTGAAAGCGATCATCATGTAATAG GATCCACCTTGCCACGGGAATGTTCTGATATACAAGGACAACATCCTGATGGTGTTTATACGATATACCCTGATGGAATATCACCAGTTTCTGTTTTTTGTGATATGCATACCGAAAATGGAAAATGGACG GTTATCCAAAGACGTTTAAACGGATCGGTGAACTTTGAACAGAATTGGAAAACGTACAAAGAGGGCTTCGGTTATCCGAACGGTGAATATTGGTTAG GCAATAATATAATCCATGAAATAACCGTCCATAACCGACATGAGTTAAGGATTGACATGAGCGACTTTGACGGTCTCACTAAATACGCTAAATATTCTGTATTCAGTGTTGGGGATGAGAAAAGCGAATACGAGTTAACGGTACTGGGATACAGTGGCAATGCAG GAGACTCGTTTTCATATCACGATCGTAAGCTGTTTTCCACAATTGATCGGGACAAGGATAACAGTACCTGTGCTCAATTGTATCATGGTGGTTGGTGGTACGGGAGTTGTCATCAATCAAACCTGAATGGACGTTATCTTTCGGGAACCAGTCCATATGGCGAAGGGATAAATTGGCAAACATGGCATGGCTACCATTACTCTCTTAAATCAGTGAAAATGATGATCAGAACACTACATTAA
- the LOC143052449 gene encoding microfibril-associated glycoprotein 4-like isoform X4 encodes MSLNGVVLACFIIVFCIHVHLCGQTCLSCTGVENRSDCQHVTTCTNDEVCFVQKHTTESGSVLYDLGCAYDQFCRHSVGGIFGRRSEGHHVSCESCCNNTRTCNIDLKCESDHHVIGSTLPRECSDIQGQHPDGVYTIYPDGISPVSVFCDMHTENGKWTVIQRRLNGSVNFEQNWKTYKEGFGYPNGEYWLGNNIIHEITVHNRHELRIDMSDFDGLTKYAKYSVFSVGDEKSEYELTVLGYSGNAGDSFSYHDRKLFSTIDRDKDNSTCAQLYHGGWWYGSCHQSNLNGRYLSGTSPYGEGINWQTWHGYHYSLKSVKMMIRTLH; translated from the exons ATGTCATTGAACGGTGTAGTTTTAGCttgttttataattgtattttgcaTTCATGTGCACC TATGTGGGCAGACTTGTCTGTCATGTACCGGAGTAGAAAATCGATCCGATTGCCAACACGTAACAACTTGTACAAATGATGAG GTATGTTTTGTCCAGAAGCACACCACCGAATCTGGTTCCGTTTTGTATGATTTAGGATGTGCCTATGACCAg ttttgcaGACACAGCGTTGGAGGGATATTTGGACGTCGAAGTGAAGGACATCACGTGTCATGTGAATCATGTTGTAACAACACAAGGACTTGCAATATTGATTTGAAATGTGAAAGCGATCATCATGTAATAG GATCCACCTTGCCACGGGAATGTTCTGATATACAAGGACAACATCCTGATGGTGTTTATACGATATACCCTGATGGAATATCACCAGTTTCTGTTTTTTGTGATATGCATACCGAAAATGGAAAATGGACG GTTATCCAAAGACGTTTAAACGGATCGGTGAACTTTGAACAGAATTGGAAAACGTACAAAGAGGGCTTCGGTTATCCGAACGGTGAATATTGGTTAG GCAATAATATAATCCATGAAATAACCGTCCATAACCGACATGAGTTAAGGATTGACATGAGCGACTTTGACGGTCTCACTAAATACGCTAAATATTCTGTATTCAGTGTTGGGGATGAGAAAAGCGAATACGAGTTAACGGTACTGGGATACAGTGGCAATGCAG GAGACTCGTTTTCATATCACGATCGTAAGCTGTTTTCCACAATTGATCGGGACAAGGATAACAGTACCTGTGCTCAATTGTATCATGGTGGTTGGTGGTACGGGAGTTGTCATCAATCAAACCTGAATGGACGTTATCTTTCGGGAACCAGTCCATATGGCGAAGGGATAAATTGGCAAACATGGCATGGCTACCATTACTCTCTTAAATCAGTGAAAATGATGATCAGAACACTACATTAA